The nucleotide sequence AGAACAACCTCTGCCGTGGTTTACAAGGAATCCACCGATCGCTAGGATTCAGCAGGACGAGGGATAGGAAGTTAAACGGGAGAGGATAAAGGAAGTAGTTAAGATTACATGAACCTAAATATCTCTAAGTCTAACAAGCGGCAACTGCTGACCTTCGCGATCTACTCGGTGGacttcgacgacgacgacgacaacgacagcAATGGCACGCTCACGCCCGTGACAAGCCTCGGCTACCGCGCGCAGTTTCTCGGCGAGGGCGGGTGCCTGTCCGTCTCCGCCCAGGACCTCCCTTCGCTGAGCAGCAACTCCGTCTACTTTGTGAGTTAATCCAATTGCCAACTGTGTATCTTTATACATCTACTAGGCACCTAGCTGCTCTCAGACAGAGAAGTTTCAGGCTTGCTGTGCTCTTCAAAAGCAAAAGTTAGGCattagtaagaagaagaagaaagttgtgCTTCTAGAATCTGAAGACGATTGAATTATGTGGTAAAGTAGGGTAAGCATAAGGGAGTAATTCAGTGGGATCCAAATTACCAAGTTCTTTTTTGTTGGCAAACAAAGTTACCATGTATAACGGGGTAATTGAACGGTGCCTACAATTTTTGAAAGTCAAAATATTATGAAGAGAACACACATAAGAGGATTTCAATAGTCTGTTTTCTGCTTGTAAATTCTCATGAGAACATGTTTTTTTTTGCCCCCATAAGGTTTCAGTGCTCTTTAGAGCAGAAAACCTTTTCCGAAGGTGCTAAAATGCTCTATTTCGTTTGAAAACTTGCATGGTGTAAAAACCTTGAAAACTCAGAAGTTTccttcatttgaaagtattattttACTCCGATGCTAGTAATACCCGGCGAGCAGGGAAACTTGTTGATATACCTAACATAATAACGAAGGTAAAAAAGACAAAGTAGTTCTACCTACGTGTGTCTCATATCTTAACATGAGAAGCACCAATGAGGAGGTGCTGCATAGAGTATTAGCCCCACGCGACTGCTGAATCGTCACCATCTAGGATTTCTGCAATCTGAATGTCGGCAGCCATGCTACGTCAGGCACACAGTGTAAACCCTGTTGCCATGATATCTATCTATCTTATCTTACAGCACTAACAGCAGTTCACACCTCAATTCTGGCACAAAAATATAATTACTCCAGAAGTACTCATCTATATGGACATGATTGAGTAATGCGACTCAAGAATCCTCTGCCTCTTGCTCTGGAACTGGAACGGACTGCCGCCACACACCAGCTCTGGTGAAGCAACCTTGGACAGAGCATGCCTCACAGCCTCCTTCAGAGAATTCAGTCCAGCACGACCTGCTGCTGCactgccttcctcctcctcctccttgcagaGTGTGAAGACATGCCGCACCCTTCCACCTAGGGAGGTCACCTCCGCTCTCACCGTCCTCAACCTCAGGCCATGGAGCGCCTGGATGAAACCGGCGACGAGGTCCGGCCGATCGTCGCAGCTGACAGACGCCTTCATGTACAGGCGTCTATTGTCGTCGTCGGTGTCCCCGGTGCAGCAGAATTCCACGGAGACCTCGTCGGCCTCCGGCGGGACGGCCGGCATTTGCTGTGCCTGTGCGGCCTCGCTTGCTCTCCTCTTGAGGTGCCTCACTTGGTCCACCACCCTGGCTAGCAAGGCGGCCTTGTCCATCTGCACAAGGGAAGATGAGAGACATTTTTCTGACAAGTCACATAACAGCAGTGTACCGTGCTGTACTTTGTCTTACTCTACAAATTCCAGGGTGAAAAATCTGATGAAATGTGAACACTTGTACGAGTTTTCAATgttcttgataaagttcttgactGATGCTGACACAAATAAAGGTCGATCAGAATTGTTCGAACTTCTTAATGCAAAGTCAGTTTCTACCAGAAAAGATGATGAGCTAACGACAATAATTATGTGCAGCTGAGCTTTGTTTGGTTGATGCCTCACAGCACTGAAATGGTGAAATGGGTAAGATATTGTTGGCGCAAACCTGCTTGGTATCAGGGATCATCCTCCTGAGCGCCGTGAGATGAGCGTTGATCCTCACCCGACGCCGGCGCTCGGCCTCACTGTGGACCTTCAGTGCCCTTGCCTCCGTCGCGGTCCTCCCCGACCCCGTCGACGAGGACGTCGTCGACAGCTCCGGCGGCCCAGCCGGTGGCGCCGAGCTGGCCTGCCGGGGCAGCAGGACCCGGCCTCCGTACACCGTAGGATCACAGTCATCGTAGAGCTCATTTCCTCCTTGGGGAGATTGGCATGGAGCTGCCATCAAGCCAAGCATATTACAGCTCCTGGACagtgaagaaggagaagaaatGGAAGCGGGGGTGAGACGAGGCGAGTGGATAGGAGGAGGCTCACAATAATTAGTGCGGCGGCGTCTTGTCACCTCATTCTCGTCGTCATATATAGAGTAGGATGGATACTGGATAGGTAGGAGGCAGATGATGATGAGCTTGCCTGTGAGAGATGACCGCCCTACATACATACGCATCTCTTTTCTCACATGTGATTACCGTACCCCACTATGGGGATAATATAGGGGAAATTTTGTTGTCGGATTGGCATGGATTCGGCCAATGGGTGAGGTGGCGTGTATGAGTGTGCCATGAGTCGGATATACTACAAGTATGTGGAAAGAATCATGCCATGCCAAACCATTAGTATGAATGTAGTACTATTGATTATACTGTAGTGTAGTATCTACGCACAGCAGCCTATAAGGCATGATGGATGGTTCTGGCTTTCAATGAAATTTCAGCGAAAACTTGGCAAGTTTCAGTTATTTCAGTAGGTGCCTAATCAGTCGACAATAGATTTTGCTTGTGAACTTGGAGTGCCCACACGCACAGCTGACTCACTGGAGAGCAGTGCTAATAAGTCGCTAGAGGCAACACCACTCTGTTTGCTTAACACGATATAATAACCGTGTCAGAACTCGCGTGAAATCTTCATGTGCACCTACTCCAACTTGTTTTTGGAACTTTGTATAGTACTCCTAATACTGTTGATTGACATCCTTGATTTCAAAGAGAGGGACCCTTAAACGgaggagagaattccttatttgacactccCTTAAAATCATGTTCCTTATTTGATACTGAAAAAATTTTCTTCCCTATATGACCTATAGTCTTAATTTCTTTCCCTATATGACACTCTAGTTCATTTTGTACACGTGAGAAGACCTTTTTGCCCCTGTACCAGAAATATGTAGCATTGAGCCTAATTAGGGAAAATTCATTTATGAGAGTGAGCACAGCTGAACATGTTATCTCCTCCGTTGGTCTTTTTTGGGATGCATGTGTATTCTGTATACCTGAGCGCATGCATTCAGCTGTGGGTCTAGTTTCATGCGGTATGGTTTGTGAGTGCGACTGTTTGACGTATTTTTGTACGTGTGCTTTAACACTAAAATGCATTCTTAAAAATAAATGAATTTTTTAAGCACTTTTGTGTGTGCTTCGATGATCACCTACGTGCATGCCATTAGTGCATGTGCACGTATTTGCATGCCCATGCAGGACCTATAGTTGTATGGAAGGAAGTTGCGTGCTAGCACGAA is from Triticum aestivum cultivar Chinese Spring chromosome 3A, IWGSC CS RefSeq v2.1, whole genome shotgun sequence and encodes:
- the LOC123057946 gene encoding transcription factor bHLH51, with translation MRMYVGRSSLTGKLIIICLLPIQYPSYSIYDDENEVTRRRRTNYSPCQSPQGGNELYDDCDPTVYGGRVLLPRQASSAPPAGPPELSTTSSSTGSGRTATEARALKVHSEAERRRRVRINAHLTALRRMIPDTKQMDKAALLARVVDQVRHLKRRASEAAQAQQMPAVPPEADEVSVEFCCTGDTDDDNRRLYMKASVSCDDRPDLVAGFIQALHGLRLRTVRAEVTSLGGRVRHVFTLCKEEEEEGSAAAGRAGLNSLKEAVRHALSKVASPELVCGGSPFQFQSKRQRILESHYSIMSI